In Streptomyces sp. NBC_00878, a single window of DNA contains:
- a CDS encoding 2Fe-2S iron-sulfur cluster-binding protein: MTLIPLGIPRRLLEFTIDGEPVRAPEGSTILDACRSVGKDVPTLCQGDTLAPKNACRVCVVEVEGSRTLAPACSRKAEAGMRVRTDTERARHSRKIVLELLASSVDLSTTPEVAGWLKEYEAKPDRFGPDAARLDEEPKVDNDLYVRDYDKCILCYKCVDACGDQWQNTFAISVTGRGFDARIAVEHDAPLTDSACVYCGNCIEVCPTGALSFKSEFDMRAAGTWDEPAQTATTTVCAYCGVGCNLTLHVQDNEIVKVTSPHDNPVTQGNLCIKGRFGYQHVQNRD, from the coding sequence ATGACCTTGATACCGCTGGGGATCCCCCGCCGTCTGCTGGAGTTCACGATCGACGGTGAGCCCGTGCGGGCCCCGGAGGGGTCGACGATCCTCGACGCCTGCCGATCGGTGGGCAAGGACGTCCCGACCCTCTGCCAGGGCGACACGCTCGCCCCCAAGAACGCCTGCCGCGTCTGCGTCGTCGAGGTCGAGGGCTCGCGCACCCTCGCCCCGGCGTGCTCCCGCAAGGCCGAGGCGGGCATGCGGGTGCGGACGGACACCGAGCGCGCCCGGCACAGCCGCAAGATCGTCCTCGAACTCCTCGCGTCCTCGGTCGACCTGTCGACCACACCGGAGGTCGCCGGGTGGCTCAAGGAGTACGAGGCGAAGCCCGACCGCTTCGGCCCGGACGCGGCCCGTCTCGACGAGGAGCCGAAGGTCGACAACGACCTGTACGTGCGCGACTACGACAAGTGCATCCTCTGCTACAAGTGCGTGGACGCCTGCGGCGACCAGTGGCAGAACACCTTCGCGATCTCGGTCACCGGGCGCGGCTTCGACGCCCGGATCGCCGTCGAGCACGACGCGCCGCTCACCGATTCGGCATGCGTGTACTGCGGCAACTGCATCGAGGTGTGCCCGACGGGCGCGCTGTCGTTCAAGTCGGAGTTCGACATGCGGGCGGCGGGTACGTGGGACGAGCCGGCGCAGACCGCGACGACCACGGTGTGCGCGTACTGCGGAGTGGGCTGCAATCTCACCCTGCACGTGCAGGACAATGAGATCGTGAAGGTCACCTCGCCGCACGACAACCCGGTGACCCAGGGCAACCTCTGCATCAAGGGCCGCTTCGGCTACCAGCACGTACAGAACCGGGACTGA
- the fdhD gene encoding formate dehydrogenase accessory sulfurtransferase FdhD encodes MGRVTERRKVIRIRDGAVSTRPDTLVAEEPLEIRLNGKPLAITMRTPGDDFALAAGFLVSEGVLGAADELQNIVYCAGATVDGSNTYNIVDVRTAPGVVIPDITLERNVYTTSSCGLCGKASLDAVRTTARWSIDDTAGDTAPPVRLEPELLASLPDRLRAAQRVFDRTGGLHAAALFTEDGELVDIREDVGRHNAVDKLVGRALQNGSLPLSRTVLLVSGRASFELAQKAVMAGIPVLAAVSAPSSLAVDLAAESNLTLVGFLRGTSMNVYAGEHRIALRAAAAQG; translated from the coding sequence ATGGGACGAGTCACGGAACGACGCAAGGTGATCCGCATCCGGGACGGGGCGGTCTCCACCCGCCCGGACACGCTCGTCGCCGAGGAGCCACTGGAGATCCGCCTCAACGGCAAACCCCTCGCGATCACGATGCGCACCCCGGGCGACGACTTCGCGCTCGCGGCGGGCTTCCTGGTCAGCGAGGGGGTGCTGGGCGCGGCCGACGAGCTGCAGAACATCGTCTACTGCGCGGGTGCGACGGTGGACGGTTCGAACACGTACAACATCGTCGACGTGCGGACCGCGCCCGGCGTCGTCATCCCCGACATCACGCTCGAACGCAACGTGTACACGACCTCGTCCTGCGGCCTGTGCGGCAAGGCGAGCCTGGACGCGGTCCGTACGACCGCCCGCTGGTCGATCGACGACACGGCGGGCGACACGGCTCCCCCGGTGCGGCTCGAACCCGAACTGCTCGCGAGCCTCCCCGACCGGCTGCGCGCGGCGCAGCGCGTGTTCGACCGGACCGGGGGTCTGCACGCGGCGGCGCTGTTCACGGAGGACGGCGAACTCGTCGACATCCGGGAGGACGTGGGCCGGCACAACGCGGTCGACAAGCTGGTCGGGCGCGCCCTCCAGAACGGCTCGCTGCCGCTCTCCCGCACGGTCCTGCTGGTCTCGGGCCGGGCCTCCTTCGAGCTGGCGCAGAAGGCCGTGATGGCGGGCATCCCGGTCCTCGCGGCGGTCTCGGCGCCGTCCTCGCTGGCGGTGGACCTGGCCGCCGAGTCGAACCTGACACTGGTCGGCTTCCTGCGGGGCACCTCCATGAACGTGTACGCGGGCGAGCACCGCATCGCCCTGCGGGCCGCGGCCGCCCAGGGCTGA
- a CDS encoding isochorismatase family protein, whose translation MDPRLALDPARTALVLVDLMDRIVGLPLEPHKGTEVVTAAEELAAAFRQVGAPVVLVRVERAGVHEQPPGSGLVAGLAADGDIEIVKRTIGGFQGTGLHERLRERGVSSLVFGGIATNLGVESTARAAGDLGYDLVFVEDAMSALTGPEHEASVKLDFPRLGTVVTASKVRFAGG comes from the coding sequence ATGGATCCCCGCCTCGCTCTCGACCCCGCACGTACCGCCCTCGTGCTGGTCGATCTGATGGACCGCATCGTCGGACTGCCCCTGGAGCCCCACAAGGGGACCGAAGTCGTCACCGCCGCCGAGGAGTTGGCGGCCGCCTTCCGGCAGGTCGGCGCGCCCGTCGTGCTCGTGCGGGTCGAGCGGGCCGGGGTCCACGAGCAGCCGCCCGGCAGCGGGCTGGTGGCGGGGCTCGCGGCGGACGGGGACATCGAGATCGTGAAGCGGACCATCGGCGGCTTCCAGGGCACCGGACTGCACGAGCGGCTCCGCGAACGCGGCGTCTCCTCGCTGGTGTTCGGCGGCATCGCCACCAACCTCGGCGTCGAGTCCACCGCCCGCGCCGCCGGCGACCTCGGCTACGACCTCGTCTTCGTCGAGGACGCCATGTCCGCCCTCACCGGCCCCGAACACGAGGCATCCGTGAAGCTGGACTTCCCTCGCCTGGGCACGGTCGTCACGGCTTCGAAGGTGCGGTTCGCCGGGGGCTGA
- a CDS encoding collagen-like protein, which produces MNRFQRLLALRWRSIFLVCVLIALSGIAVILWARIDAGDRRADELRAEADRRGEAVSTLVQDVRDLRAQVEAGGGTPAAPDPSDAVDDLLDRVRVPAAAPGEPGAKGDRGATGAGGAPGPGGGRGPRGETGPPGPSGSPGPPGPSGEPGEPGAPGEPGPAGADGLNGAHGADGAGGPAGPPGSDGSQGYQGPKGDPGAKGEKGDPGPSCPDGYTLQVPAGDPDALVCRRTGGAAPAPEPAGLLPVPPPLLRRRELA; this is translated from the coding sequence ATGAACCGGTTCCAGCGGCTGCTTGCCCTGCGCTGGCGCAGCATCTTCCTCGTCTGTGTGCTGATCGCGCTCAGCGGCATCGCGGTCATCCTGTGGGCGCGGATCGACGCCGGCGACCGCCGGGCCGACGAGCTGCGCGCCGAGGCCGACCGGCGCGGCGAGGCCGTGTCGACGCTGGTCCAGGACGTACGCGATCTGCGCGCCCAGGTCGAGGCCGGCGGCGGCACCCCGGCGGCACCCGATCCGTCCGACGCCGTGGACGACCTGCTCGACCGGGTGCGGGTGCCCGCCGCGGCCCCCGGTGAACCGGGCGCCAAGGGCGACCGGGGCGCGACCGGTGCGGGCGGGGCACCCGGGCCCGGCGGCGGCCGCGGACCACGCGGCGAGACCGGGCCGCCCGGACCGTCGGGCTCCCCGGGTCCGCCCGGACCCTCGGGAGAGCCGGGAGAGCCCGGCGCGCCCGGCGAACCGGGTCCCGCGGGCGCCGACGGACTGAACGGAGCCCACGGCGCGGACGGAGCGGGTGGTCCCGCCGGGCCGCCCGGTTCCGACGGCTCACAGGGCTACCAGGGCCCGAAGGGCGATCCCGGCGCCAAGGGCGAGAAGGGCGACCCCGGCCCCTCCTGCCCGGACGGCTACACCCTCCAGGTACCCGCCGGCGACCCGGACGCCCTGGTCTGCCGCAGAACCGGCGGCGCGGCCCCCGCTCCCGAGCCCGCGGGGCTCCTCCCGGTGCCGCCGCCACTGCTCCGACGGAGGGAACTCGCCTAG
- a CDS encoding sialidase family protein has product MPSSIRARLRSTARARLGSTLTAVLTATALLGLPSTAHAQPADGPTESARSAAYTASTGSTASTGFEQQVLFRASQDPGYACYRIPAVVKTTKGTLLAFAEGRVNDCSDAGDIDIVLKRSTDGGRTWGPLQVVNEGAGDTHGNPAPIVDRETGRVVLAETYNTGRTDGRNCDVPCDRTPHLQHSDDDGLTWSEPRDLSDEILPAHWNSWYATGPVHGIQLTRGSHAGRLVFGVNTETWNGSRVSANHAALIVSDDGGDHWRIGATDSWPIADDGTFRQKPSEVSMTERADGTILVSGREQDGTALGHRTQAFSSDGGDSFASPFHALPDLYAPQVQGSTLRVGNRILLACPGDPDRRRTMTIRSSYNGGRTWESVDRGKVVTTDWSGYSDMVDIGADTVGLMYEGGAVDARDEIRFARFTQDWLGPRRGPDPTTADLAPQAPAATVLGGAGETDGVFGGALEFDGTDDAVRLPYRDELPLGTKDFTASLWFRYTATTGEQPLLWMGGVGGTQPQVWLRGEPASGRLQGLITVRDGASAPRSASVRTTGAYNDGQWHHLALRRGGGQLTLFIDGTSISTADVPGSVSRNSPFGVHIGQKLDSRAHFTGAIDDVRVYDRALSDAELTDARTGTGTASVTRDTVLWLPMDRVTGSH; this is encoded by the coding sequence ATGCCGTCAAGCATTCGCGCACGTCTCAGATCCACTGCTCGCGCACGCCTCGGCTCCACCCTGACAGCGGTTCTCACCGCGACCGCGCTGCTCGGGCTGCCTAGCACCGCGCACGCCCAACCGGCCGACGGGCCGACCGAATCCGCGAGGTCCGCCGCGTATACCGCGTCCACCGGGTCCACCGCGTCCACCGGGTTCGAGCAGCAGGTGCTCTTCAGGGCCTCGCAGGATCCCGGCTATGCCTGCTATCGCATCCCGGCCGTCGTGAAGACGACGAAGGGGACGCTGCTCGCGTTCGCCGAGGGCCGGGTGAACGACTGCAGCGACGCCGGCGACATAGACATCGTGCTCAAGCGCTCCACCGACGGCGGCCGCACCTGGGGCCCGCTCCAGGTCGTCAACGAGGGCGCGGGCGACACGCACGGCAACCCCGCCCCGATCGTGGACCGCGAGACCGGCCGCGTCGTACTGGCGGAGACGTACAACACGGGCCGTACGGACGGCCGGAACTGCGACGTGCCGTGCGACCGCACCCCGCACCTGCAGCACAGCGACGACGACGGGCTGACCTGGTCCGAGCCGCGCGATCTCAGCGACGAGATCCTGCCCGCCCACTGGAACTCCTGGTACGCGACCGGTCCCGTCCACGGCATCCAGCTGACCCGGGGCAGCCACGCGGGCCGGCTCGTCTTCGGCGTCAACACCGAGACGTGGAACGGCAGTCGGGTGAGCGCCAACCACGCGGCGCTCATCGTCAGCGACGACGGCGGCGACCACTGGCGGATCGGGGCGACGGACTCCTGGCCGATCGCGGACGACGGCACGTTCCGGCAGAAGCCGTCCGAGGTGTCTATGACCGAGCGCGCCGACGGGACGATCCTCGTCAGCGGACGCGAGCAGGACGGCACCGCTCTCGGCCACCGCACCCAGGCCTTCAGCAGCGACGGCGGCGACAGCTTCGCCTCGCCCTTCCATGCCCTCCCGGACCTCTACGCGCCCCAGGTACAGGGTTCCACTCTGCGGGTGGGCAACCGCATCCTGCTCGCCTGCCCTGGCGACCCGGACCGCCGCCGCACGATGACGATCCGCTCCTCCTACAACGGCGGACGCACCTGGGAAAGCGTGGACCGCGGCAAGGTCGTCACGACGGACTGGTCCGGGTACTCGGACATGGTGGACATCGGCGCCGACACGGTGGGCCTGATGTACGAGGGCGGCGCAGTGGACGCGCGCGACGAGATCCGGTTCGCGCGGTTCACCCAGGACTGGCTGGGACCCCGCCGCGGCCCGGACCCGACCACCGCCGACCTCGCCCCGCAGGCACCCGCCGCGACGGTCCTCGGCGGGGCCGGGGAGACGGACGGCGTGTTCGGCGGCGCCCTGGAGTTCGACGGCACCGACGACGCCGTACGCCTGCCCTACCGTGACGAACTGCCGCTCGGGACAAAGGACTTCACCGCGTCGCTCTGGTTCCGCTACACGGCCACCACCGGTGAGCAGCCGCTGCTGTGGATGGGCGGGGTCGGTGGCACCCAGCCGCAGGTGTGGCTGCGCGGCGAACCCGCGAGCGGCCGCCTCCAGGGGCTGATCACCGTACGGGACGGCGCGAGCGCCCCGCGGTCCGCGTCCGTGCGCACGACCGGCGCGTACAACGACGGCCAATGGCACCATCTGGCGCTGCGCCGCGGCGGCGGACAGCTCACGCTGTTCATCGACGGGACCTCGATCAGCACCGCGGACGTGCCGGGTTCCGTGAGCCGCAACTCGCCGTTCGGCGTGCACATCGGCCAGAAGCTCGACAGCCGGGCGCACTTCACGGGCGCGATCGACGACGTACGGGTCTACGACCGGGCGCTCAGCGACGCCGAGCTGACCGATGCGCGGACCGGTACGGGAACCGCCAGTGTGACCCGGGACACCGTGCTGTGGCTGCCCATGGACCGGGTGACCGGCAGCCACTAA
- a CDS encoding DUF4185 domain-containing protein, with protein sequence MPDDARARQRTGAGLGLLLALALGAVLLTALPADKDREGSCRARTVTSWAADSGLTGEFARYGDDASRADDWTGGDGTHSVRLPDGRVLWLFSDTYLGQVYRPPNPAGESYAWRDTTAPLVRNSAVVMDDGRLQRTLPAPLFADPAPGQWRWPVAARVEPRSPGSSEQVVRVVLWTRTTGAYPWIYGVPTATEVATLSLPDLRLEGIVRILDQQRVQDPARRVLFGTTALTDDGDWTYVFGGDDARAAAQPASKAYVARVPRGRLADPGAWRYWDGERWTIPSLMKPVLGDGGRKGVGSAFTVARDGGTYVLFTMAAGAEGLTTVTSYWACSPTGPWYGPGKGFSPPLPEQRAGVAAYNPQLHPTVSRGRLVLSYDVNWLDASGGVAAQANLSRNVSLYRPRFVTLRLGPG encoded by the coding sequence GTGCCCGACGACGCACGAGCACGACAGCGCACGGGGGCCGGGCTTGGCCTGCTCCTGGCCCTGGCCCTCGGGGCCGTCCTGCTCACCGCCCTCCCGGCGGACAAGGACCGGGAGGGCTCCTGCCGGGCCCGTACGGTCACGTCGTGGGCCGCGGACTCGGGGCTCACCGGCGAGTTCGCGCGGTACGGGGACGACGCCTCGCGGGCCGACGACTGGACCGGCGGCGACGGCACCCACTCGGTGCGGCTGCCGGACGGCCGGGTGCTGTGGCTGTTCTCGGACACATATCTCGGCCAGGTGTACCGGCCGCCGAACCCGGCGGGCGAGTCCTACGCGTGGCGGGACACCACCGCGCCCCTGGTGCGCAACTCGGCCGTGGTCATGGACGACGGCCGCCTCCAACGCACCCTCCCCGCGCCGCTGTTCGCGGACCCGGCCCCGGGCCAGTGGCGCTGGCCGGTGGCCGCCCGGGTCGAGCCGCGCTCCCCCGGCTCCTCCGAACAGGTCGTACGGGTCGTGCTGTGGACCCGTACGACCGGCGCGTACCCCTGGATCTACGGCGTGCCGACGGCCACCGAGGTGGCCACGCTCTCGCTGCCCGATCTGCGGCTCGAAGGCATCGTGCGAATCCTCGACCAGCAGCGGGTCCAGGACCCGGCGCGGCGGGTGCTGTTCGGCACGACCGCGCTGACCGACGACGGCGACTGGACGTACGTCTTCGGCGGCGACGACGCGCGGGCCGCCGCCCAGCCCGCGTCGAAGGCGTACGTCGCGCGGGTGCCCCGGGGGCGGCTGGCGGATCCCGGCGCTTGGCGGTACTGGGACGGCGAGCGGTGGACCATCCCCTCGCTCATGAAGCCCGTGCTGGGCGACGGCGGGCGAAAGGGGGTGGGAAGCGCCTTCACGGTCGCCCGCGACGGGGGCACGTATGTGCTGTTCACGATGGCGGCGGGCGCCGAGGGTCTGACGACCGTCACCTCGTACTGGGCGTGCTCCCCCACCGGGCCCTGGTACGGGCCCGGCAAGGGCTTCAGCCCGCCCCTGCCGGAGCAGCGGGCGGGCGTGGCCGCGTACAACCCGCAGCTCCACCCGACGGTGAGCCGGGGCAGGCTCGTGCTCAGCTACGACGTCAACTGGCTGGACGCGAGCGGCGGTGTCGCGGCGCAGGCGAACCTCAGCCGGAACGTGTCCCTGTACCGACCGCGATTCGTGACTCTGCGGCTGGGGCCGGGGTGA
- a CDS encoding bile acid:sodium symporter family protein translates to MKRLKWPSWLPIDPYILLLLGTVGLAALLPARGTGADVASGASTAAIAFLFFLYGARLSTREAMDGLRHWRLHITVLACTFVLFPLLGLAARGLEPVLLNHSLYTGLLFLTLVPSTVQSSIAFTSIARGNVPAAICAGSFSSLVGIVLTPLLAAVLLGSSGGGFSADSLLKIVLQLLVPFLAGQVLRRWIGGFITRHKKVLGYVDRGSILLVVYTAFSEGMVQGIWHQVSPLRLGGLLAVEAVLLAVMLALTWYGSKALGFNREDRVAIQFAGSKKSLAAGLPMASVLFGAHASLAVLPLMLFHQMQLMVCAVIAKRRSRDPEADQPVTPAPAAESRIAVGTGTRSG, encoded by the coding sequence GTGAAACGCCTGAAGTGGCCGTCCTGGCTGCCGATCGACCCGTACATCCTGCTGCTGCTCGGGACGGTGGGCCTCGCCGCCCTTCTGCCCGCCCGGGGGACCGGAGCCGATGTCGCGTCCGGCGCCTCCACCGCGGCGATCGCCTTCCTCTTCTTCCTCTACGGGGCCCGCCTGTCCACCCGCGAGGCGATGGACGGCCTGCGCCACTGGCGCCTCCACATCACGGTCCTGGCCTGCACATTCGTGCTGTTCCCGCTGCTCGGTCTGGCGGCGCGCGGCCTCGAACCGGTGCTCCTGAACCACTCGCTCTACACCGGTCTGCTCTTCCTCACCCTGGTCCCGTCCACGGTCCAGTCCTCGATCGCCTTCACCTCCATCGCGCGCGGCAACGTACCCGCCGCGATCTGCGCGGGCTCGTTCTCCTCCCTCGTGGGCATCGTGCTCACTCCGCTGCTCGCCGCGGTGCTCCTCGGCAGCAGCGGGGGCGGGTTCTCGGCCGACTCGCTGCTGAAGATCGTGCTCCAACTGCTCGTGCCGTTCCTGGCGGGGCAGGTGCTGCGGCGGTGGATCGGCGGCTTCATCACCCGCCACAAGAAGGTCCTCGGATACGTCGACCGCGGGTCGATACTCCTGGTCGTCTACACCGCGTTCAGCGAGGGCATGGTGCAGGGCATCTGGCACCAGGTCAGCCCGCTGCGCCTGGGCGGTCTGCTCGCGGTCGAGGCCGTGCTGCTCGCCGTGATGCTGGCGCTCACCTGGTACGGCTCGAAGGCGCTCGGCTTCAACCGCGAGGACCGCGTCGCCATCCAGTTCGCCGGGTCGAAGAAGTCCCTGGCGGCCGGACTGCCCATGGCGAGCGTACTGTTCGGCGCCCACGCCTCACTGGCCGTCCTGCCACTGATGCTCTTCCACCAGATGCAGCTCATGGTCTGCGCGGTCATCGCCAAACGCCGCTCCCGCGACCCCGAGGCGGACCAGCCCGTCACCCCGGCCCCAGCCGCAGAGTCACGAATCGCGGTCGGTACAGGGACACGTTCCGGCTGA
- a CDS encoding LysR substrate-binding domain-containing protein, translated as MYDPSQLRTFLAVAQTLSFTQAARRLGVRQSTVSQHVRRLEDTTGRQLFSRDTHSVELTEDGEAMLGFARRILEAHEQAAAFFTGTRLRGRLRFGASEDFVLTRLTEILEGFRHDHPEVDLELTVELSGTLHEQLADGKLDLVLAKRRPEDPRGELVWHDRLVWIGAERLRLDPERPVPLIVYPPPGITRALALEALERQGRAWRIACTSGSLNGLIAAARAGLGVMAHSRGLIPPGLVRVPDRAGLPELGKVDFVLVHGTRHTAAQGAADALAASILAGGDRLHRTR; from the coding sequence GTGTACGACCCTTCACAGCTGCGTACGTTCCTGGCGGTGGCCCAGACGTTGAGCTTCACGCAGGCGGCCCGGCGGCTCGGGGTGCGCCAGTCCACGGTCAGCCAGCATGTGCGGCGCCTGGAGGACACCACCGGGCGGCAGCTGTTCTCGCGGGACACCCACTCCGTGGAGCTGACGGAGGACGGCGAGGCGATGCTCGGCTTCGCGCGCCGCATCCTGGAGGCGCACGAGCAGGCGGCGGCGTTCTTCACGGGCACGCGGCTGCGTGGCCGCCTGCGCTTCGGCGCCTCGGAGGACTTCGTCCTCACCCGCCTCACCGAGATCCTGGAGGGCTTCCGGCACGACCACCCGGAGGTCGACCTGGAGCTGACGGTCGAGCTCTCGGGAACGTTGCACGAGCAACTGGCCGACGGAAAGCTCGACCTGGTGCTGGCCAAGCGCCGCCCCGAGGACCCGCGCGGCGAACTGGTCTGGCACGACCGCCTGGTGTGGATCGGCGCGGAGCGGCTCCGGCTGGACCCCGAGCGTCCGGTGCCGCTGATCGTGTACCCGCCGCCGGGCATCACCCGCGCCCTCGCCCTGGAGGCTCTGGAACGCCAGGGCCGCGCCTGGCGCATCGCCTGCACCAGCGGCAGCCTCAACGGCCTCATCGCCGCCGCCCGGGCGGGCCTGGGCGTGATGGCCCACTCCCGCGGCCTGATCCCGCCGGGCCTGGTCCGCGTCCCCGACCGCGCCGGCCTCCCCGAACTGGGCAAGGTCGATTTCGTCCTCGTACACGGCACACGCCACACGGCGGCCCAGGGCGCGGCGGACGCGTTGGCGGCCTCGATCCTGGCGGGCGGGGACAGGCTGCACCGAACTCGCTGA
- a CDS encoding Lrp/AsnC family transcriptional regulator has protein sequence MESDATDALDVELLHALEVDGRAPFSRIAAVLGVSDQTVARRYRRLRAEGGLRVVAVRNNRKLGRDDWMLRLRCAPDGAETIANALARRPDTAWIGLTSGGTEVVCMTRPRTAGDQDDLLLGKLPRTPHIVEIRAFQLLHTFFGGPVGWLVKHGPLTGEQVAALRRAPAADAGPARITAEDEPLVSALERDGRATYPELARATGRSESAVKRRLGQLLGSGALFIDIEYDTGLIGVSVGAILWITAAPGALDAVGRALAGHEEIAHAAATAGPSNLVATVISRDTAALYAYVSGKLGRLEGVQLVETSPFLRRVKQLTYQRRTR, from the coding sequence ATGGAATCCGATGCCACCGACGCGCTCGACGTGGAACTCCTCCACGCACTGGAGGTCGACGGGCGGGCCCCCTTCAGCCGGATCGCCGCCGTCCTCGGCGTCTCGGACCAGACGGTGGCCCGCCGCTACCGCAGACTCCGCGCCGAGGGCGGGCTGCGCGTCGTCGCCGTACGCAACAACAGGAAGCTCGGCCGGGACGACTGGATGCTCCGGCTGCGCTGCGCGCCGGACGGCGCGGAGACCATCGCGAACGCCCTGGCGCGGCGCCCCGACACGGCCTGGATCGGTCTCACCTCGGGCGGCACCGAGGTCGTCTGCATGACCCGGCCGCGGACCGCGGGAGACCAGGACGACCTGTTGCTCGGCAAGCTGCCGCGGACGCCGCACATCGTGGAGATCCGCGCCTTCCAGCTGCTGCACACGTTCTTCGGCGGCCCGGTGGGGTGGCTGGTCAAGCACGGGCCGCTCACCGGTGAACAGGTCGCCGCATTGCGCCGGGCGCCGGCTGCGGACGCCGGGCCGGCCCGGATCACCGCCGAGGACGAGCCGCTGGTCAGCGCCCTCGAACGGGACGGCCGTGCCACGTACCCGGAGTTGGCGCGGGCCACCGGGCGCTCGGAGTCCGCCGTCAAGCGGCGGCTCGGCCAACTGCTCGGCTCCGGTGCGCTGTTCATCGACATCGAGTACGACACCGGGCTGATCGGGGTCTCCGTCGGGGCCATCCTGTGGATCACGGCGGCGCCCGGGGCGCTGGACGCGGTGGGGAGAGCGCTCGCCGGGCACGAGGAGATCGCCCACGCGGCGGCTACGGCGGGGCCGTCGAATCTGGTCGCCACGGTGATTTCGCGGGATACCGCCGCGCTCTACGCGTATGTGAGTGGGAAGCTTGGGCGGCTTGAAGGGGTGCAGCTTGTGGAGACCTCGCCGTTCCTTCGGCGGGTCAAGCAGCTGACCTATCAGCGGAGGACGCGTTAG